In Zalophus californianus isolate mZalCal1 chromosome 17, mZalCal1.pri.v2, whole genome shotgun sequence, one DNA window encodes the following:
- the ZNF285 gene encoding zinc finger protein 285: MIKFQEAVTFKDVAVVFTEEELALLDKAQINLYQDVMLENFRNLVSVGDRIKNNISHLQGKGLSYPSQEVLYCWQIWKQRISELTVSQEYVMNLQGNYPQYLEGDVSLCEEWAGVSLQISENENYVINAINLENQDGTEGKGLTRVFTPESWKGANMMTEPQNSQGQYERMHVEEKLYGCAQCDDSISQTSYDHGDSQECKEEEPCSYTDYGKHLAMKSTAKQHNMVLVVPQPVKCNNYDVGFIDGADPPVHHSAHIEKSCRCDQCGKDFSQSSDLIVHYKTHSDDKAYEYQEWAEGCKQSPDLPRYQKFPLGDKPYKCLECGKVFRRNSSLHNHHRVHTGEMPYRCDVCGKGFGFRSLLCIHQGVHTGKKPYKCEECGKGFDQSSNLLVHQRVHTGEKPYKCSECGKCFSSNSVLQVHRRLHTGEKPYRCGECGKGFSQSTHLHIHQRVHTGEKPYRCNVCRKAFAYSSVLHTHQRVHMGEKPYKCEVCGKGFSYSSYFHLHQRDHTREKPYKCDECGKGFSRNSDLHVHLRVHTGEKPYKCKECGKGFSRNSYLLAHQRTHADEVQYTCCEHGNGFSYSSDLLTHQRLHKRTETYSM; encoded by the coding sequence GAGACAGGATTAAAAACAACATTTCACATCTTCAGGGGAAAGGGTTGAGTTATCCCTCTCAAGAGGTGCTCTACTGCTGGCAGATTTGGAAACAAAGGATCAGTGAATTAACTGTGAGTCAGGAGTATGTCATGAATCTTCAAGGAAATTATCCCCAATATTTAGAAGGAGATGTTTCTCTCTGTGAAGAGTGGGCAGGAGTGTCTCTTCagatttctgaaaatgaaaactatGTAATAAATGCCATTAATTTAGAAAATCAAGATGGCACAGAAGGGAAAGGCCTGACACGAGTCTTTACCCCAGAATCTTGGAAGGGAGCCAACATGATGACTGAGCCCCAGAATTCTCAAGGACAATATGAGAGAATGCATGTGGAAGAGAAACTGTATGGATGTGCTCAGTGTGATGACAGCATCAGTCAGACATCGTATGATCATGGTGATTCCCAAGAATGTAAAGAAGAGGAACCTTGTAGCTACACTGACTATGGGAAACACTTGGCTATGAAATCAACAGCCAAACAACATAACATGGTCCTTGTGGTGCCACAACCTGTCAAATGTAATAACTATGATGTGGGCTTCATAGATGGTGCAGACCCTCCTGTTCATCACAGCGCTCACATAGAAAAGTCTTGTAGATGTGACCAGTGTGGAAAGGACTTTAGTCAGAGCTCAGATCTTATTGTTCATTATAAAACTCATTCAGATGACAAAGCTTATGAATATCAAGAGTGGGCAGAGGGCTGCAAGCAGAGCCCAGACCTTCCGAGATATCAAAAGTTCCCCTTGGGAGACAAACCCTATAAATGTCTCGAATGTGGCAAGGTCTTCAGGCGTAACTCCTCTCTTCACAACCATCACCGGGTCCACACAGGGGAGATGCCCTATAGATGTGATGTGTGTGGGAAGGGGTTCGGATTTAGGTCACTTCTTTGTATTCATCAGGGAGTCCACACAGGGAAAAAGCCCTATAAATGTGAGGAGTGTGGGAAGGGCTTTGATCAGAGCTCCAATCTTCTTGTCCACCAGAGagtccacactggagagaagccctacAAATGCAGTGAGTGTGGCAAATGCTTCAGTTCAAACTCTGTTCTTCAAGTCCACCGGAGGCTGCACACAGGGGAGAAGCCTTACAGGTGCGGTGAGTGTGGAAAAGGTTTCAGCCAAAGCACACACCTCCACATTCACCAGAGAGTCcacacaggggagaagccctATAGATGCAACGTGTGCAGAAAGGCTTTTGCATACAGTTCAGTTCTTCACACTCATCAGAGGGTTCACATGGGAGAAAAGCCTTACAAATGTGAAGTGTGCGGTAAAGGCTTCAGTTATAGTTCATATTTTCACTTACATCAAAGAGACCACACCAGAGAGAAACCGTATAAATGTGATGAGTGTGGTAAGGGCTTCAGTCGGAATTCAGATCTTCATGTGCATCTCAGAgtccacacaggagagaagccctataagtgtaaagaatgtgggaaggGCTTCAGTCGTAACTCATATCTTCTTGCTCACCAGAGAACACATGCAGATGAGGTGCAATATACATGTTGTGAGCATGGCAATGGCTTTAGTTATAGCTCAGACCTTCTTACTCATCAAAGACTACACAAGAGGACAGAAACGTACTCAATGTAA